The following are encoded in a window of Mycolicibacterium tusciae JS617 genomic DNA:
- a CDS encoding FMN-binding glutamate synthase family protein — protein MSYTADDRARLGLRESATFDRSTIAAIHRAAETGIYDIRGWGAKRPLPHFDDLLFLGASMSRYPLEGYRERCDTDVVLGDRFAKAPLHLDIPVTIAGMSFGALSGPAKEALGRGASAVGTSTTTGDGGMTREERTQSKHLVYQYLPSRYGMNPDDLRKADAIEVVLGQGAKPGGGGMLLGQKISARVAGMRTLPEGIDQRSACRHPDWTGPDDLTIKINELREITDWEKPIYVKVGATRAYYDVKLAVHAGADVVVVDGMQGGTAATQEVFIEHVGVPTLAAVPQAVQALQELGVHRSGASGATEKAGVQLIVSGGIRSGADVAKALALGADAVAIGTAALIALGDNHPRYAADYEKLGSAAGFFDDFQDGTDPAGISTQDPELASRFDPVEGGRRLANYLRVLTMEAQTIARACGKSHVCHLEPEDLVAVTIEAAAMARVPLAGTEWIPGQR, from the coding sequence TCGACGATCGCAGCCATCCACCGTGCCGCCGAGACCGGCATCTACGACATCCGCGGCTGGGGCGCCAAGCGTCCACTGCCGCATTTCGATGACCTGCTGTTCCTCGGAGCGTCGATGTCCCGCTATCCGCTGGAGGGCTACCGCGAACGGTGCGACACCGACGTCGTGCTCGGCGACCGTTTCGCCAAAGCGCCACTGCACCTCGATATCCCGGTCACCATCGCGGGCATGTCCTTCGGTGCGCTGTCCGGTCCCGCGAAGGAGGCTCTGGGTCGCGGCGCCAGTGCGGTCGGGACGTCAACGACGACCGGCGACGGCGGCATGACCCGCGAGGAGCGGACACAGAGCAAACACCTTGTTTACCAATATCTTCCGTCACGATATGGGATGAATCCCGATGACCTACGCAAGGCCGACGCGATCGAGGTCGTCCTCGGTCAGGGCGCCAAGCCGGGGGGCGGCGGCATGCTGCTCGGGCAGAAGATCTCGGCACGCGTGGCGGGCATGCGCACGCTACCCGAGGGCATCGACCAACGTTCGGCATGCCGACATCCTGACTGGACCGGTCCCGACGACCTCACGATCAAAATCAACGAGCTGCGCGAGATCACGGACTGGGAGAAGCCGATCTATGTCAAGGTCGGCGCCACCCGCGCGTACTACGACGTGAAGCTCGCGGTGCACGCGGGAGCCGACGTCGTCGTCGTCGACGGCATGCAGGGCGGCACGGCGGCAACGCAGGAAGTGTTCATCGAGCACGTCGGCGTGCCGACGCTGGCGGCGGTGCCGCAGGCGGTGCAGGCGTTGCAGGAGCTCGGGGTGCATCGCTCCGGGGCGAGCGGAGCGACGGAAAAAGCGGGAGTCCAGCTGATCGTGTCGGGCGGCATCCGCTCCGGCGCCGACGTCGCCAAGGCGCTGGCGCTGGGCGCCGACGCCGTCGCGATCGGCACGGCGGCGTTGATCGCGCTGGGCGACAACCACCCCCGCTATGCCGCCGACTACGAGAAGCTCGGCAGCGCCGCGGGTTTCTTCGACGATTTCCAGGACGGAACCGATCCGGCAGGCATCAGTACGCAGGATCCCGAACTGGCGTCGCGGTTCGACCCCGTTGAAGGTGGCCGGCGGCTGGCCAACTACCTGCGGGTGCTGACCATGGAGGCCCAGACGATCGCGCGGGCCTGCGGTAAATCCCATGTGTGCCACCTCGAACCCGAGGATCTGGTCGCCGTCACCATCGAGGCGGCCGCGATGGCCCGTGTCCCGTTAGCGGGTACCGAATGGATTCCTGGGCAGCGATGA
- a CDS encoding PLDc N-terminal domain-containing protein has product MDWGSTWDFLWHFLIIFAWIAYLLVLFQILNDLLWRDHQTSGVVKALWVVFLFLVPWLTALVYLAVRGKGMAERAREAALAAKRQTDDYIKEAAGRSPAQEIADAKALLEAGTISQVEFDGLKAKALA; this is encoded by the coding sequence ATGGACTGGGGTTCTACTTGGGATTTCCTGTGGCACTTCCTGATCATCTTCGCGTGGATCGCGTACCTGCTGGTGCTGTTCCAGATCCTCAACGACCTGCTGTGGCGTGACCATCAGACGTCCGGTGTGGTGAAGGCGCTCTGGGTGGTGTTCCTGTTCCTGGTGCCGTGGCTGACGGCGTTGGTCTACCTGGCCGTCCGCGGCAAGGGCATGGCCGAACGGGCGCGTGAGGCGGCACTGGCCGCCAAGCGGCAAACGGACGACTACATCAAGGAAGCGGCGGGACGTTCGCCGGCACAGGAAATCGCAGATGCCAAGGCGCTCCTGGAGGCGGGCACGATCTCGCAGGTCGAGTTCGACGGGCTCAAGGCCAAGGCCCTGGCCTAG
- the leuA gene encoding 2-isopropylmalate synthase — translation MTTFSRPSPDSPDAFTSIRAVTTPVGPPNPGQPGWNTQRGSSMPVSRYRPFAEEVPGGVPTGPAASVPFDRTWPDKIVDRAPMWCAVDLRDGNQALIDPMSPARKRRMFDLLVRMGYKEIEVGFPSASQTDFDFVREIITQGAIPDDVTIQVLTQCRPELITRTFEACQGAPRAIVHFYNSTSILQRRVVFRADREAVKAIATDGARMCVEEAKKYPDTLWRYEYSPESYTGTELEYAVDVCNAVAQIVGPTVDVPLIVNLPATVEMATPNVYADSIEWMNRHLTPREAIILSLHPHNDRGTAVAAAELGYQAGADRIEGCLFGNGERTGNVCLVTLGLNLFSRGVDPQIDFSNIDEIRRTVEYCNQLPVPERHPYGGDLVYTAFSGSHQDAINKGLDAMKVSADEQDADVDDILWQVPYLPIDPRDVGRTYEAVIRVNSQSGKGGVAYIMKADHGLALPRRLQIEFSQAVQKITDGEGGEVSPKEMWDVFAEEYLNPRNPLERIRQKVVASEVDGGTDTIEAVVKVDGVEREIVGAGNGPLAAFVDALGAIGFHVSVLDYSEHALSAGEEAQAAAYVEASIGGKTVWGVGIATSITTASLRAVVSAVNRASRSGVIPLTP, via the coding sequence GTGACCACCTTCTCAAGACCCTCACCAGATTCACCTGACGCCTTCACGTCCATTCGCGCCGTCACCACCCCGGTCGGCCCGCCGAACCCCGGCCAGCCGGGCTGGAACACCCAGCGAGGCTCGTCGATGCCGGTCAGCCGGTATCGCCCGTTCGCCGAGGAAGTGCCGGGCGGGGTCCCGACAGGGCCCGCAGCGTCCGTTCCGTTCGACCGCACGTGGCCCGACAAGATCGTCGACCGCGCCCCGATGTGGTGTGCCGTCGACCTGCGCGACGGCAATCAGGCCCTGATCGACCCGATGAGCCCGGCCCGCAAACGCCGCATGTTCGACCTGCTGGTGCGCATGGGCTACAAGGAGATCGAGGTCGGCTTCCCGTCGGCCAGCCAGACCGACTTCGACTTCGTCCGCGAAATCATCACCCAGGGCGCCATTCCGGATGACGTCACGATCCAGGTCCTCACGCAGTGCCGACCCGAACTGATCACGCGGACGTTCGAGGCCTGCCAAGGAGCACCTCGCGCCATAGTCCACTTCTACAACTCGACCTCGATCCTGCAGCGGCGCGTGGTGTTTCGCGCCGACCGGGAAGCGGTCAAGGCCATCGCGACCGACGGCGCACGGATGTGCGTCGAGGAGGCGAAGAAGTACCCGGACACGCTCTGGCGCTACGAGTACAGCCCGGAGTCCTACACCGGCACCGAACTGGAGTATGCGGTCGACGTCTGCAATGCGGTGGCCCAGATCGTCGGGCCCACTGTAGATGTGCCGCTGATCGTGAACCTGCCCGCGACCGTCGAGATGGCTACTCCCAATGTGTACGCCGATTCGATCGAGTGGATGAACCGGCATCTGACCCCGCGCGAGGCCATCATCCTGAGCCTGCATCCGCACAACGACCGCGGAACTGCCGTCGCCGCAGCGGAATTGGGCTACCAGGCGGGTGCCGACCGGATCGAGGGTTGCCTGTTCGGCAACGGCGAGCGCACCGGCAACGTCTGCCTCGTCACGCTGGGCCTGAACCTGTTCTCGCGCGGCGTCGACCCGCAGATCGACTTCTCCAACATCGACGAAATCCGGCGCACGGTCGAGTACTGCAACCAGCTGCCGGTGCCAGAACGCCACCCGTACGGCGGTGATCTCGTCTACACCGCCTTCTCCGGCAGCCATCAGGACGCGATCAACAAGGGTCTGGACGCCATGAAGGTGTCGGCCGACGAGCAAGACGCCGACGTCGATGACATTCTGTGGCAGGTCCCGTATCTGCCGATCGATCCACGCGACGTCGGCCGCACGTACGAGGCGGTCATCCGGGTGAATTCGCAATCCGGCAAGGGCGGCGTGGCCTACATCATGAAGGCCGACCACGGCCTGGCCCTGCCCAGGCGGCTGCAGATCGAGTTCTCCCAGGCGGTCCAGAAGATCACCGACGGTGAGGGCGGTGAGGTCTCGCCAAAGGAGATGTGGGACGTCTTCGCCGAGGAGTATCTGAATCCTCGCAACCCGCTTGAACGTATCCGCCAGAAGGTCGTCGCCTCCGAGGTCGACGGCGGTACCGACACCATCGAGGCCGTGGTGAAGGTGGACGGTGTAGAGCGCGAGATCGTCGGAGCGGGCAACGGCCCGCTCGCCGCGTTCGTCGACGCGTTGGGCGCCATCGGATTCCATGTATCCGTACTGGACTACTCCGAGCACGCCCTTTCGGCGGGCGAGGAAGCGCAGGCGGCGGCGTACGTCGAGGCGTCGATCGGCGGCAAAACCGTATGGGGTGTCGGAATCGCGACATCGATCACGACGGCATCGCTGCGCGCGGTGGTGTCGGCGGTCAACCGCGCCAGCAGATCCGGCGTTATCCCCCTCACTCCGTGA
- a CDS encoding YbaB/EbfC family nucleoid-associated protein, whose product MQPGGGGQPDMSALLAQAQQVQQQLMEAQAALAAAEVNGQAGGGLVQVTMKGSGEVIAVRIDPKVVDPEDIDTLQDLVVGAIADASKQVTILAHDRLGPLAGGMGDLGLPGI is encoded by the coding sequence ATGCAACCCGGTGGTGGTGGCCAGCCAGATATGTCCGCACTCCTGGCTCAGGCCCAGCAGGTGCAGCAGCAGTTGATGGAGGCTCAGGCGGCACTGGCCGCGGCCGAGGTCAACGGTCAAGCCGGCGGTGGTCTGGTGCAGGTCACGATGAAGGGCAGCGGTGAGGTGATCGCCGTGCGGATCGACCCCAAGGTCGTCGACCCCGAGGACATCGACACCCTGCAGGACCTCGTCGTCGGTGCGATCGCCGACGCCTCCAAGCAGGTCACGATTCTCGCTCATGATCGCCTGGGCCCCCTGGCCGGCGGGATGGGCGACTTAGGCCTGCCGGGAATCTGA
- a CDS encoding Rv3717 family N-acetylmuramoyl-L-alanine amidase, translating into MHACLRVGATRAIRGSAAVATGLLIAASTLVSPASAAPANIAGKIVFLDPGHNGSNDASVISRQVPTGRGGTKDCQASGTSTDDGYAEHTFAWDTTLRIRQALTALGVRTAMSRGDDTGVGPCVDERAALANSLHPDAVISIHGDGGPSTGRGFHVLYSSPPLNDVQAGPSVRLASIMKDQLQASGLVPSTYVGSGGLNPRSDIAGLNLAQFPSILVELGNMKNPADSALMKSPEGRQKYADAVVRGIAGFLGSS; encoded by the coding sequence GTGCATGCCTGCCTGCGTGTCGGTGCCACCAGAGCAATACGCGGCTCAGCCGCCGTGGCGACCGGACTACTCATCGCCGCGTCGACGCTTGTCAGCCCAGCTTCGGCGGCGCCGGCCAACATCGCCGGCAAGATCGTCTTCCTCGACCCTGGCCACAACGGCTCCAACGATGCGTCGGTCATCAGCAGGCAGGTGCCCACCGGCCGCGGTGGCACCAAGGACTGCCAGGCCAGCGGCACCTCCACCGACGACGGCTACGCGGAGCACACGTTCGCCTGGGACACCACGCTGCGCATCCGCCAGGCGCTCACCGCATTGGGCGTGCGCACCGCGATGTCGCGCGGCGACGACACCGGTGTTGGGCCGTGCGTCGATGAACGCGCGGCGCTGGCCAACTCGCTGCACCCCGACGCGGTCATCAGCATCCACGGCGACGGCGGGCCCTCCACCGGCCGCGGCTTCCATGTCCTGTACTCATCCCCGCCGCTCAACGACGTCCAGGCCGGGCCGTCGGTGCGGCTCGCCTCGATCATGAAGGACCAACTGCAGGCCTCGGGCCTGGTGCCGTCGACCTACGTCGGCTCGGGTGGACTGAATCCGCGTTCGGACATCGCCGGGCTCAACCTCGCGCAGTTCCCGTCGATCCTGGTCGAGCTGGGCAACATGAAGAACCCCGCCGACTCCGCGCTGATGAAGTCACCCGAGGGCAGGCAGAAGTATGCCGACGCCGTGGTGCGCGGCATCGCGGGCTTCCTCGGCTCCTCTTAG
- a CDS encoding NAD(P)/FAD-dependent oxidoreductase, with amino-acid sequence MSTADVVIVGGGIEGAAAAWALAQRGVTNVVVAERNTVGSGMTGKSSGIVRCHYGVSSLAAMATVGLEVFEKAGEIFGSDIGFRQTGYIVGVGEGDADSLRKSLAAQRAVGVQTEEIDAAEVARLWPHADLTPFEAFAWEARGGYGDAYQTAQAFAVSARSAGVRVRQGADVTGLLIERDKAAGVRLADGTEIAADTVVVAAGVWTPDLLGPYGVDVPIRVVREQLVTVAPGVAIPDVPVFSDLVSLQYIRPELGGELLFGNSDLSDVEDADPDDYLNRATEVFVERTVERVGTRFPGFTDAAITGSYAGCYDVTPDWNPVISRTDVDGLVVAAGFSGHGFKIAPAVGRLIADLVVDGRSADPRIPEGDFRLSRFADGDLLTSPYPYSGAGQMR; translated from the coding sequence ATGAGCACCGCGGATGTGGTGATCGTCGGCGGAGGCATCGAGGGCGCCGCCGCGGCCTGGGCACTGGCGCAGCGCGGCGTCACGAATGTCGTGGTGGCCGAGCGTAATACCGTGGGCTCAGGGATGACCGGTAAATCGAGCGGCATCGTGCGCTGCCACTACGGCGTCAGCTCGCTGGCCGCGATGGCGACGGTCGGCCTCGAGGTGTTCGAGAAGGCCGGCGAGATCTTCGGTTCCGACATCGGGTTCCGGCAGACCGGGTACATCGTCGGGGTGGGCGAAGGAGATGCCGACTCGTTGCGCAAAAGCCTCGCCGCACAGCGGGCCGTCGGTGTTCAGACCGAGGAGATCGACGCCGCCGAGGTGGCCCGGCTGTGGCCGCACGCGGACCTGACGCCGTTCGAGGCGTTTGCGTGGGAGGCGCGCGGCGGCTACGGCGATGCCTACCAGACCGCGCAGGCCTTTGCGGTGTCGGCGCGGTCGGCTGGTGTGCGGGTTCGACAGGGTGCCGACGTGACCGGTCTGCTGATCGAGCGAGACAAGGCCGCCGGTGTACGGCTGGCCGACGGAACCGAGATTGCCGCGGACACAGTCGTCGTCGCCGCCGGCGTCTGGACGCCGGACCTCCTGGGGCCGTATGGCGTCGACGTGCCCATTCGGGTGGTCCGCGAGCAACTCGTGACGGTCGCACCGGGCGTCGCGATCCCCGACGTGCCGGTGTTCTCCGATCTGGTGTCACTGCAATACATCCGCCCCGAACTCGGCGGCGAGCTGCTGTTCGGCAACAGCGACCTCTCCGATGTGGAGGATGCCGACCCCGACGACTACCTCAACCGCGCCACCGAGGTCTTCGTCGAGCGCACTGTCGAGCGCGTCGGGACCAGATTCCCCGGCTTCACCGACGCGGCGATCACCGGCAGCTACGCGGGGTGCTACGACGTCACCCCGGACTGGAATCCGGTCATCAGCCGGACCGACGTTGACGGGCTCGTGGTCGCCGCCGGATTCAGCGGCCACGGGTTCAAGATCGCACCCGCCGTCGGGCGGTTGATCGCCGACCTCGTCGTTGACGGCCGCAGTGCCGACCCCCGCATTCCGGAAGGCGACTTCCGGTTGTCCCGGTTCGCCGACGGCGACCTGCTCACCAGCCCGTATCCGTATTCCGGTGCCGGGCAGATGCGTTGA
- a CDS encoding helix-turn-helix domain-containing protein → MSDIPLLRNKSGTARERDPRAPVAELELEAAIGRNVRQLRLQHGLTVAEMATRVGISKAMMSKIENAQTSCSLSTLAMLANGFDVPVTSLFRGADVERPAAFVTAGTGARIVRNGTREGHEYRMLGSLRGEHKRLECLHVTLSAKSQTYPLFQHPGTEFIFMLEGVMDYSHSRSVYQLHPGDSLQFDGEGAHGPVELVELPIRFLSVIAFPDSQV, encoded by the coding sequence ATGTCTGACATCCCGCTGCTTCGCAACAAGTCCGGCACGGCCCGCGAACGCGATCCACGCGCGCCGGTCGCGGAACTCGAGTTGGAGGCTGCCATCGGGCGCAATGTCCGCCAGCTCCGCCTGCAACATGGCCTCACGGTCGCCGAGATGGCCACCCGGGTAGGCATTTCGAAGGCGATGATGTCCAAGATCGAGAATGCCCAGACGTCGTGCAGCCTGAGCACGCTTGCCATGCTGGCAAACGGTTTCGACGTCCCGGTCACCAGTCTGTTCCGCGGTGCGGACGTCGAGCGGCCCGCCGCGTTCGTCACCGCGGGCACGGGAGCACGCATCGTTCGCAACGGCACCAGGGAAGGTCACGAGTACCGGATGCTCGGATCGCTGCGCGGCGAGCACAAGCGTCTCGAATGTCTGCATGTCACGCTCTCGGCGAAGAGCCAGACCTATCCGCTGTTCCAGCATCCGGGGACGGAGTTCATCTTCATGCTCGAGGGCGTCATGGACTACAGCCACAGCCGCTCGGTGTACCAGCTGCATCCTGGTGACTCGCTGCAGTTCGACGGCGAGGGCGCCCACGGGCCCGTGGAGTTGGTGGAGTTGCCGATCCGTTTTCTCTCAGTGATCGCCTTCCCCGACTCCCAGGTCTGA
- the recR gene encoding recombination mediator RecR: protein MFEGPVQDLIDELGKLPGIGPKSAQRIAFHLLSVEPPQIDRLTAVLGRVRDGVTFCEVCGNVSDADRCRICSDSRRDGSIVCVVEEPKDVQAVERTREFRGRYHVLGGALDPLSGIGPEQLRIRELLNRIGERVDGVDINEVIIATDPNTEGEATATYLVRMLRDIPGLTVTRIASGLPMGGDLEFADELTLGRALAGRRAMV from the coding sequence TTGTTCGAAGGACCGGTCCAGGATCTGATCGACGAGCTCGGCAAGCTGCCGGGTATCGGGCCGAAGAGCGCGCAGCGGATCGCGTTTCACCTGCTTTCCGTCGAGCCGCCACAGATCGACCGGTTGACCGCGGTGCTCGGCCGGGTCCGCGACGGAGTGACGTTCTGCGAGGTGTGCGGCAACGTCTCCGACGCGGATCGGTGCCGGATATGTTCTGACTCGCGACGTGACGGCTCAATAGTGTGTGTCGTCGAGGAGCCCAAGGATGTGCAGGCCGTCGAGCGCACCCGTGAGTTCCGCGGCCGCTATCACGTGCTGGGCGGTGCGTTGGATCCGTTGTCGGGTATCGGGCCCGAGCAACTGCGAATCCGTGAGCTGCTGAACAGGATTGGCGAACGGGTCGACGGCGTGGATATCAACGAGGTGATCATCGCGACCGATCCGAACACCGAAGGCGAAGCCACGGCGACGTACCTGGTGCGGATGCTGCGCGATATCCCAGGCCTCACCGTGACGCGCATTGCCTCCGGGCTGCCGATGGGTGGTGACCTGGAGTTCGCCGACGAGCTGACGCTGGGCCGCGCCCTGGCAGGCCGCCGCGCGATGGTCTAG
- a CDS encoding DEDDh family exonuclease codes for MSQTGAERRRASGSWGRPAAEDGAGWAVVDVETSGFHPGHARVISIAALALGDDGNVEKSLYTLLNPGVDPGPTHVHGLTAEMLEGQPRFGDIVDDLIDLLRGRTLVAHNVGFDYSFLTAEAEMVDAELPIDTAMCTVELARRLELGTENLRLETLAAHWGITQLKPHDALDDAMVLAQILKPVLVRARERKVWLPIRPLSRREWPNGQVTHEELRPLKMLAARMSCEFVNPGRFIAGRPLVRGMRVALAAEVDRTHEELVERIMDAGLAYSDAVDFETSLIICNEAQPEQGKGYQARELGVPLIGDEDFMAQLDAVVGGSAVEEFADVTLAGDQFALF; via the coding sequence GTGAGCCAAACAGGTGCCGAGCGTCGCCGGGCCAGCGGCTCCTGGGGTCGCCCGGCCGCTGAAGACGGCGCAGGCTGGGCCGTCGTCGACGTGGAGACCTCTGGGTTTCACCCAGGCCATGCCAGGGTCATCAGCATCGCGGCGCTGGCCCTTGGCGACGACGGCAACGTCGAAAAGAGCCTCTACACGCTGCTCAACCCTGGAGTCGACCCCGGACCGACCCACGTCCACGGGTTGACCGCCGAGATGCTGGAAGGCCAGCCGCGCTTCGGTGACATCGTCGACGACCTGATCGACCTGCTGCGGGGGCGCACCCTGGTGGCGCACAACGTGGGCTTCGACTACTCGTTCCTCACCGCCGAAGCCGAGATGGTCGACGCCGAACTGCCCATCGACACCGCGATGTGCACCGTCGAACTGGCCCGCAGGCTCGAGTTGGGCACCGAGAACCTGCGGCTGGAAACCCTTGCCGCGCATTGGGGTATCACGCAGCTCAAGCCCCACGACGCGCTCGACGATGCGATGGTCCTCGCGCAGATCCTCAAGCCGGTGTTGGTGCGCGCCCGGGAACGCAAAGTGTGGCTGCCGATTCGTCCGCTGTCGCGGCGCGAGTGGCCGAACGGTCAAGTGACGCATGAGGAGTTGCGGCCGCTGAAGATGTTGGCGGCGAGAATGTCGTGTGAATTCGTCAACCCCGGCCGGTTCATCGCGGGCCGTCCGCTGGTGCGAGGAATGCGGGTTGCCCTGGCCGCCGAGGTCGACCGAACCCATGAGGAACTCGTCGAGCGGATCATGGATGCCGGGCTGGCGTATTCCGACGCCGTCGACTTCGAAACCTCGCTCATCATCTGCAACGAGGCCCAACCCGAGCAGGGTAAGGGTTACCAGGCACGTGAGCTGGGCGTTCCCTTGATCGGCGACGAGGATTTCATGGCCCAACTCGACGCTGTGGTCGGCGGCAGCGCCGTCGAGGAGTTCGCCGACGTGACGCTGGCAGGCGACCAGTTCGCGCTGTTCTAG
- a CDS encoding type 1 glutamine amidotransferase, which yields MSESTVRIGLVLPDVMGTYGDGGNSVVLRQRLRLRGFDAEIVEITLADPVPAELDLYTLGGAEDYAQRLATKHLIRYPGLQQATDRGAPVLAICAAIQVLGHWYETSSGERVDGAGMLDVTTAPQDTRTIGEVVSQPLLPGLSERLTGFENHRGGTVLGASATALAKVISGSGNRVGDGIDGAVQGSVVATYLHGPCLARNPQLADYLLSRVVGDLAPLDIDEVAQLRKERLAAPRRV from the coding sequence ATGTCTGAGTCGACGGTGCGGATCGGGTTGGTGCTGCCCGACGTGATGGGAACCTATGGCGACGGCGGCAATTCGGTGGTTTTGCGTCAACGTCTGCGGTTGCGCGGGTTCGACGCGGAGATCGTCGAGATCACCCTGGCCGATCCGGTGCCTGCCGAGTTAGACCTCTACACCCTTGGCGGAGCTGAGGATTACGCACAGCGATTGGCCACCAAACACTTGATCCGTTACCCGGGTCTTCAGCAGGCCACCGACCGGGGTGCACCGGTGCTGGCGATCTGTGCGGCGATCCAAGTGCTGGGCCACTGGTATGAGACATCGTCGGGTGAGCGCGTCGACGGCGCCGGGATGCTCGATGTCACGACGGCCCCACAGGACACCCGGACCATCGGTGAAGTGGTGTCGCAGCCGCTGTTGCCTGGACTCTCCGAGCGTCTCACCGGGTTCGAGAATCACCGCGGCGGAACGGTTCTTGGGGCATCGGCCACAGCCCTGGCGAAAGTGATCTCGGGATCCGGCAACCGTGTTGGCGATGGCATCGACGGGGCGGTTCAGGGCAGCGTCGTCGCGACGTATCTGCACGGGCCGTGTCTGGCGCGCAATCCACAACTCGCGGACTATCTGCTTTCCCGCGTGGTCGGCGACCTGGCGCCGCTGGATATCGACGAGGTCGCGCAGTTGCGTAAGGAACGCCTCGCAGCACCCCGGCGCGTCTAA
- a CDS encoding Mur ligase family protein, translated as MVTIRGRAALTAGAGARWASRVTGRGAGAMIGGLVAMTLDKSILRQLGEGRRTTIVTGTNGKSTTTRMTAAALGTLGPVATNAEGANMDAGLVAALAGTREASLAALEVDEMHVPHVADALDPAVIVLLNLSRDQLDRVGEINHIERTLRAGLARHQSTVVVANCDDVLMTSAAYDSPHVVWVAAGGGWANDSVSCPRSGEVIVRDGAHWYSTGSDFKRPSPQWSYDETHVHGPDGLSLPMQLALPGNINRGNATQAVAAAVTLGADPAAAVAAVSGVDEVAGRYSTVQLGQHSVRMLLAKNPAGWQEALSMVDTEAGSVVISVNGQVPDGEDLSWLWDVNFEHFVNHPVVAAGERGTDLAVRLGYAGVEHTLVHNAVEAITSCPPGHVEVVANYTAFLTLQRSLSRRGPRGQERSDRGEDV; from the coding sequence ATGGTCACCATTCGCGGACGCGCCGCGCTCACGGCCGGAGCAGGCGCGCGTTGGGCGTCGCGCGTCACCGGTCGCGGCGCCGGCGCGATGATCGGTGGTCTGGTGGCCATGACCCTGGACAAATCGATCCTGCGCCAGCTGGGCGAGGGCCGTCGCACCACGATCGTGACCGGCACGAACGGCAAGTCCACGACCACGCGAATGACCGCGGCGGCGCTGGGGACGCTGGGACCGGTCGCGACCAACGCAGAGGGCGCCAACATGGACGCCGGGTTGGTCGCCGCCCTCGCGGGGACGCGGGAAGCGTCGTTGGCGGCGCTCGAAGTCGACGAGATGCACGTGCCGCATGTGGCCGACGCGCTCGACCCGGCCGTGATCGTGCTGCTGAATCTGTCGCGCGATCAACTTGATCGGGTCGGTGAGATCAATCACATCGAGCGCACACTACGGGCCGGGCTCGCGCGTCATCAGTCGACGGTGGTCGTCGCAAACTGCGATGACGTGTTGATGACGTCGGCCGCATACGACAGCCCTCATGTGGTCTGGGTGGCCGCGGGCGGCGGCTGGGCGAACGACTCGGTGAGCTGTCCGCGCTCGGGTGAGGTCATCGTGCGCGACGGCGCCCACTGGTATTCGACGGGAAGCGATTTCAAGCGCCCGTCGCCGCAGTGGTCATACGACGAGACCCATGTTCACGGGCCCGATGGGCTGTCGCTGCCGATGCAGCTGGCGCTGCCAGGAAACATCAACCGCGGCAACGCCACTCAGGCTGTTGCCGCCGCGGTCACGTTGGGCGCCGATCCCGCAGCTGCCGTCGCGGCGGTGTCGGGTGTCGATGAGGTCGCCGGTCGCTATAGCACGGTGCAACTGGGTCAGCACTCGGTCCGCATGCTGCTGGCCAAGAACCCCGCCGGGTGGCAGGAGGCGCTGTCGATGGTCGACACCGAAGCCGGCTCGGTCGTCATCTCGGTCAATGGTCAGGTGCCCGACGGAGAGGATCTGTCGTGGCTGTGGGACGTCAACTTCGAGCATTTCGTCAATCATCCGGTGGTCGCCGCAGGTGAACGCGGTACAGATCTGGCGGTGCGGCTGGGATACGCCGGTGTCGAACACACGTTGGTACACAACGCGGTTGAGGCGATCACGTCCTGCCCGCCTGGGCATGTCGAGGTGGTCGCCAACTACACCGCGTTCCTAACCCTGCAACGATCGTTGTCGCGACGTGGCCCCAGGGGGCAGGAGCGAAGCGACCGGGGGGAAGATGTCTGA